From Tripterygium wilfordii isolate XIE 37 chromosome 16, ASM1340144v1, whole genome shotgun sequence, one genomic window encodes:
- the LOC119981265 gene encoding zinc finger protein GIS2-like — protein MLNLLRSANHIAAECSSTAMCWNCKEFGHLASQCPNEPVCHMCSRAGHLARDCMNPGLSPHDARLCKNCYKAGHIAADCTNEMACNNCRRTGHFARDCLNEPVCNICNISGHVARRCPKSGMDSESRGHFADIICHNCGLPGHMSRDCISIVICNNCGGRGHQAYECPSARIYDHGLFRY, from the exons ATGCTGAACTTATTACGATCAGCAAA cCACATTGCTGCCGAATGCAGTTCAACGGCTATGTGTTGGAACTGTAAAGAATTTGGACACTTGGCAAGTCAATGCCCCAATGAACCTGTCTGCCATATGTGCAGTAGAGCTGGTCATTTGGCCCGGGATTGCATGAACCCAGGGTTGTCACCTCATGATGCAAGGCTTTGCAAAAATTGCTACAAGGCCGGCCATATTGCTGCTGATTGCACCAACGAAATGGCCTGCAATAACTGTCGCAGAACCGGTCACTTTGCTCGTGACTGCCTAAATGAGCCAGTCTGCAACATTTGTAATATATCAGGTCATGTAGCTCGTCGTTGCCCCAAATCAGGCATGGACTCTGAGTCGAGAGGCCATTTTGCTGACATTATCTGCCACAACTGCGGACTGCCAGGTCATATGAGTCGTGACTGCATATCCATTGTCATATGCAACAACTGTGGGGGGAGAGGCCACCAAGCATATGAGTGCCCTTCTGCTCGGATATACGATCATGGACTGTTTAGGTATTGA
- the LOC119980527 gene encoding RING-H2 finger protein ATL48-like, whose amino-acid sequence MVKPVTPDPEISLDDFFEQKKRVRNPFVPVGALMTAGVLTAGLISFRRGNSQLGQLLMRARVVVQGATVALMVGTAYYYGENPWQSRESP is encoded by the exons ATGGTGAAGCCGGTAACCCCCGACCCCGAGATCAGTTTGGATGATTTTTTTGAGCAGAAGAAGCGCGTCAGGAACCCCTTCGTGCCAGTCG GTGCACTTATGACTGCTGGAGTACTCACTGCTGGCTTGATCAGTTTCAGACGAGGCAATTCTCAACTGGGTCAGTTGTTAATGAGGGCTCGGGTTGTCGTTCAAGGTGCTACAGTTGCACTTATGGTTGGCACTGCCTACTACTATGGGGAGAATCCCTGGCAATCACGTGAGAGTCCGTAA